The following proteins are encoded in a genomic region of Drosophila miranda strain MSH22 chromosome 4, D.miranda_PacBio2.1, whole genome shotgun sequence:
- the LOC108162085 gene encoding protein expanded, whose protein sequence is MRAFCTVSAPLEVCASSAEQLSPGSRFLALRLLGQQQQPKTLYFLVDAKSRVREVYTQTCLHFATQGMLDTELFGLAVLIDGEYMFADPESKLSKYGPKSWRSSHTHGLDANGRPLLELHFRVQFYIESPFMLKDETSRHNYYLQLRHNIQHREQLPREHAEQALVFLAGLALQADLGDAPPAQAPAAALAPSQTPSQSQIQSQTATKEDSSEEAGGVTSPRASTTMTLPKISKRLSSANERMLRLSTYVASTSKREPLPLPPLPPALPLPASGTDYFRIEDYLPSTLNTPWGRSALRACHREHLGMSAAEAELLYIQQACSLHETINAHTFRMRLAKSEQGAGSSWFVVYAKGIKILGGGEGGVTAASAETSTTFLWPNITKLSFERKKFEIRSGESRITLYAASDEKNKLLLTLCKDTHQWSMKLAARLKDAHKREEEEAESNRLHASYACSRSLLLPYKSKNEQRISVISSTSSNTTSGIVSDRVHSEDELEIMINTPPAPLAAPSTESLALAHLLDRPSVSRQTSSVGQMSLKDLEEQLAALSVRPPDTASNGASGISASNSSSGPRTSLGTTHANDSSTATDSPSSQHNIGSQCSSTCSTVVVTSPVAGVGASGSASASSIPVHSTSSSLELGFSHTAQNSALSETNPEDFPESVSGASGVYTLAHGAPPTETSGVYTMHSSELTGQSSEMAESEKSSHYGMFQPTESMEMEDGGPSDLVDGGKKRAEFRLRSDSNISTGSSFRGDGSDPTDNKHSLLSAEELTNLIVGRGTYSSRKTVSSNLHSDCDYVTMPIPLETPSEADDQEQELPPAPPPPYSARHEKTGLCGPPVAPPPVPPMPKTVPKPILVAPPPPKPEPPPPSPSPAPPPPTAPPPPVTSLRRRDPPPYPSSSKPRPTSLISVASSANPAPSTAGSLSSLKSEEVTARFITTRPQISILKAHTSLLPDGAKPSYAAPHHCSSAASSSGSVCSHQLSQQSLHNSNYAGSGSQASLHHHPHPHAHPHHRMVDPHQHPSHHSHHRHSGSAAIGIPIVPYGLHKSTASLHHQQPQQACVLLPVIKPRQFLPPPPPSLPRQPPPPPPPAHHPHQHPHQHPHLAGHHLYTSQLARKQLELYQQQLYSDVDYVIYPIQDPAVSQQEYLDSKQGSLLAAMAHQAPPPPHHPYLAMQVSPAIYRSTPYLPLALSTHSRYASTQNLSDTYVQLPGAGYSPLYSPSMASLCSSYEPPPPPPLHPAALAAAAAANASANASSMFARSRSDDNILNSLDSMPKGKRLPPPPPPPYVNRRLKKPPMPAPSEKPPPIPSKPCPSTSILPSRKPPTLNPHNANSPLTKTSSGAQWAGERPRSDMGVGLNRTGNSILAQLQASMAAQSHAQAQAQAQAQALDIALLREKSKHLDLPLISALCNDRSLLKQTKVMVNPKNATEAGVASSSSSNANGNSNSNSTSPYSGGGGTLSKTRKSSAAVSHRHPQDKLPPLPVQQLAEANNYVMDPAVVMKHHKSYNSQT, encoded by the exons ATGGCGAGTACATGTTTGCAGATCCCGAGAGCAAGCTCTCCAAATACGGACCCAAGAGCTGGCGATCCTCGCACACCCAC GGTTTGGATGCCAATGGACGGCCACTCCTGGAGCTACACTTTCGCGTGCAGTTCTACATCGAGAGTCCGTTCATGCTGAAAGATGAGACGTCGCGGCACAACTACTACCTGCAGCTGCGGCACAACATCCAGCATCGGGAGCAGCTGCCCCGCGAGCATGCCGAGCAGGCGCTGGTCTTCCTGGCCGGCCTTGCCCTGCAGGCGGACCTGGGCGATGCCCCACCAGCCCAAGCGCCAGCCGCAGCCCTAGCACCAAGCCAAACCCCAAGCCAATCCCAAATCCAATCCCAGACAGCCACAAAGGAGGACTCCAGCGAGGAGGCTGGAGGGGTCACATCCCCAAGAGCCTCCACAACGATGACGCTGCCGAAGATCAGCAAGCGGCTGAGCAGCGCCAACGAGCGGATGCTGCGCCTCTCCACGTATGTGGCCTCCACCTCCAAGAGGGAacccctgcccctgccgccACTACCGCctgcactgccactgcccgcGTCCGGAACGGACTACTTCCGGATCGAGGACTACCTTCCGAGCACTCTGAACACGCCCTGGGGCAGAAGTGCCCTGCGGGCATGCCATCGAGAGCACCTGGGCATGTCCGCAGCGGAGGCGGAGCTGCTGTACATCCAGCAGGCGTGCAGCCTCCACGAGACGATCAATGCGCACACATTCCGGATGCGGCTGGCCAAGAGCGAGCAGGGTGCAGGCAGTTCCTGGTTCGTGGTTTACGCCAAAGGCATCAAGATCCTCGGAGGAGGAGAGGGAGGGGTCACAGCGGCCTCGGCGGAGACCTCCACCACCTTCCTGTGGCCCAACATAACCAAGCTCTCGTTCGAGAGAAAGAAGTTCGAGATCCGCTCCGGGGAGAGCCGGATCACGCTGTACGCCGCCTCCGACGAGAAGAACAAGCTGCTGCTGACGCTCTGCAAGGACACGCACCAGTGGAGCATGAAGCTGGCGGCACGGCTCAAGGATGCCCACAAgcgggaggaggaggaggccgagTCGAATCGATTGCATGCCAGCTACGCCTGTTCCCGGAGTCTCCTGCTGCCGTACAAGAGCAAGAACGAGCAGCGCATCTCGGTGATATCCAGCACCAGCTCCAACACCACCTCGGGCATCGTCAGCGATCGCGTGCACTCCGAGGACGAGCTGGAGATCATGATCAACACTCCGCCGGCGCCTTTGGCAGCCCCATCCACCGAGAGCCTGGCCCTGGCCCATCTCCTGGACAGACCCAGCGTCAGCAGGCAGACTTCGTCCGTGGGACAAATGTCCCTGAAAGACCTGGAGGAGCAGCTGGCGGCGTTGAGCGTGCGCCCCCCGGATACGGCCTCCAATGGAGCATCCGGCATATCCGCCAGTAATTCTTCCTCCGGTCCGCGAACCTCTTTGGGCACCACACACGCAAATGATTCGTCGACGGCCACTGATTCCCCCAGTTCCCAGCACAACATTGGATCCCAGTGCTCCTCCACCTGCAGCACTGTGGTGGTGACATCTCCAGTGGCCGGAGTCGGGGCTAGTGGATCCGCATCCGCCAGCAGCATACCCGTGCACTCGACGTCCTCCAGCCTAGAGCTGGGCTTCAGCCACACGGCCCAGAACTCCGCCTTGAGTGAGACGAATCCCGAGGACTTCCCGGAGAGCGTATCCGGAGCATCGGGGGTGTACACCCTCGCCCATGGAGCCCCGCCCACAGAGACCTCCGGGGTGTACACGATGCACAGCAGCGAGCTCACGGGCCAGTCCTCGGAGATGGCCGAGTCCGAGAAGAGCTCCCACTACGGGATGTTCCAGCCCACGGAATCCATGGAGATGGAGGATGGCGGACCCTCGGACCTAGTGGACGGCGGCAAGAAACGGGCAGAGTTTCGACTGCGCTCAGACTCGAACATCAGCACCGGGAGCTCCTTCCGCGGCGACGGCAGCGATCCCACGGACAACAAGCACTCACTGCTCTCCGCCGAAGAGTTGACGAACCTCATCGTGGGCCGTGGCACCTATTCGAGCCGCAAGACCGTGTCCAGCAATTTGCACTCGGACTGCGACTACGTGACGATGCCGATACCCCTTGAGACCCCCAGCGAGGCGGATGACCAGGAGCAAGAGCTTCCGCCAGCACCCCCACCACCGTACAGTGCACGGCACGAGAAGACGGGTCTGTGTGGACCACCAGTGGCTCCACCACCAGTGCCACCGATGCCCAAGACAGTACCGAAACCCATCCTAGTGGCTCCTCCTCCGCCAAAACCagagccgccgccgccaagTCCCAGTCCGGCTCCTCCGCCACCCACTGCTCCGCCGCCGCCTGTGACGTCACTGCGACGCAGAGATCCACCGCCAtatcccagcagcagcaagcccCGGCCCACATCCCTCATCTCGGTGGCATCCTCGGCCAATCCGGCGCCCAGTACGGCGGGATCGTTAAGTTCTTTAAAGTCCGAGGAGGTGACAGCGCGCTTCATTACGACGCGGCCGCAGATCAGCATCCTGAAGGCGCATACCAGCCTCCTGCCGGATGGAGCCAAGCCCAGCTATGCGGCGCCGCACCACTGCTCCTCGGCAGCGTCCTCAAGTGGATCGGTGTGCAGCCACCAGCTGTCGCAGCAGTCGCTTCACAATTCCAATTACGCGGGATCCGGCTCCCAGGCCTCGCTGCACCaccatccgcatccgcatgcGCATCCACACCATCGTATGGTCGATCCGCACCAGCACCCATCGCACCATTCGCACCATCGACATTCGGGATCAGCGGCCATTGGCATACCGATAGTTCCTTACGGCCTCCACAAGAGCACGGCCTCGCtgcaccaccagcagccacagcaggcATGCGTTCTGTTGCCGGTGATCAAGCCGCGCCAGTTTCTGCCCCCGCCGCCGCCCAGTCTCCCCCGACAGCCgcccccaccaccaccgccagcACACCATCCTCACCAGCATCCCCACCAGCATCCACATCTGGCCGGACATCACCTGTACACGAGTCAGCTGGCGAGGAAGCAGCTGGAGCTgtaccagcagcagctgtaCAGCGACGTGGACTACGTGATCTACCCGATTCAGGATCCGGCGGTCAGTCAGCAGGAGTACCTGGACTCCAAGCAGGGATCACTGCTGGCAGCCATGGCCCATCAAGCACCTCCGCCACCCCACCATCCGTATCTGGCGATGCAGGTGTCGCCGGCGATCTACCGGAGCACGCCCTACCTCCCACTGGCGCTGTCCACGCACTCGCGTTACGCCTCTACCCAGAACTTGTCGGACACGTACGTCCAGTTGCCCGGAGCCGGATATTCGCCCCTATACTCGCCCTCGATGGCCAGCCTGTGCTCCTCGTACGAGCCCCCGCCGCCGCCCCCGCTGCATCCAGCGGCCTTGGCAGCCGCCGCTGCGGCCAACGCGAGCGCTAACGCCTCCTCGATGTTCGCACGATCACGATCAGACGACAATATTCTGAATTCGCTCGACTCGATGCCCAAGGGGAAGCgtctgccgccgccaccgccgccacccTATGTGAACAGGCGCCTCAAGAAGCCACCAATGCCGGCGCCCAGTGAGAAGCCGCCACCAA TTCCTTCGAAACCCTGTCCCAGCACGAGCATCCTGCCGTCGCGAAAGCCCCCCACACTGAATCCCCACAATGCCAACAGTCCGCTGACCAAGACCTCCAGCGGAGCCCAGTGGGCAGGGGAACGTCCGAGGTCCGATATGGGTGTGGGATTGAATCGCACTGGCAACAGCATTCTGGCTCAACTGCAGGCCTCCATGGCAGCACAGAGCCATGCCCAAGCCCAGGCCCAAGCTCAGGCCCAGGCCCTGGATATAGCCTTGCTGAGGGAGAAGAGCAAGCACCTGGATCTGCCACTTATCTCGGCGCTGTGCAACGATCGATCGCTGCTCAAGCAGACCAAGGTGATGGTCAATCCGAAGAATGCCACCGAAGCAGGAGTAGcatcatcctcctcctccaatGCGAATGGGAACTCGAACTCCAACTCCACGTCCCCCTATTCGGGAGGAGGTGGAACACTGAGCAAAACGAGGAAGAGCTCTGCTGCGGTCAGCCATCGGCATCCGCAGGACAAGCTACCGCCGCTGCCTGTTCAGCAGTTGGCGGAGGCCAACAACTACGTCATGGATCCCGCTGTGGTGATGAAGCACCACAAGAGCTACAACTCGCAGACCTAA